The following proteins are co-located in the Piscirickettsia litoralis genome:
- a CDS encoding APC family permease, with protein sequence MKTESQRLNSFGYEQELDRSLNTAQLTAFGLNYMIPIAPAIVFGFVMVQSGGTVALPYLLAFFGMIFTAFSYVILIKNFPLSGSVYNYVGRGISPSLGFIAGWAILLDYLVIPSVTAASSAIYLQQLFPQTSYYLWLVLFIAITGGLNLVGIKPIAKLGVWLLIIGELVIFAGFTSWGHAIVVNHMGVGHLISSEPFHFSSWGALASATSIGMLSYLGFDAISTLTEEAKNPRRDVPRAIYLSLIIGATTMIITGYLGMLVIPNWHDYINNPTWISSSLFHITQMAGGQVMGMIYTTGFVLAMGVFNIVATASCSRILFGMGRDNTLPKAIFGKINPKSKVPQINILIIMILQIILGSIGQVDLLSSLVNFGAIIGFILLNTAVIYLYFIKNQEFPLI encoded by the coding sequence ATGAAAACAGAGAGCCAACGACTCAATTCCTTTGGCTATGAACAAGAGCTGGACCGATCATTAAATACTGCGCAGCTCACCGCCTTTGGTTTGAACTACATGATCCCAATTGCCCCCGCCATCGTCTTTGGCTTTGTTATGGTGCAATCAGGTGGTACCGTTGCTCTGCCCTATCTACTTGCCTTTTTTGGCATGATATTCACAGCATTTAGCTATGTGATTTTAATAAAAAACTTCCCACTTTCAGGCTCAGTCTATAATTATGTCGGTCGAGGAATCTCACCTAGTTTAGGGTTTATCGCCGGTTGGGCGATTTTACTGGATTATCTGGTGATTCCTTCAGTCACAGCGGCCAGCTCAGCAATTTATCTACAACAACTCTTTCCTCAAACGTCTTACTATCTGTGGCTAGTATTATTTATTGCGATCACTGGAGGATTAAATCTAGTAGGTATTAAGCCTATCGCAAAATTAGGTGTATGGTTATTAATCATTGGTGAGCTTGTCATTTTTGCTGGTTTTACTTCTTGGGGCCATGCTATTGTTGTAAACCATATGGGGGTAGGACATTTAATCAGCTCAGAGCCTTTTCATTTTTCCAGCTGGGGGGCTTTAGCCTCTGCCACTTCTATCGGTATGTTAAGCTATTTAGGCTTTGATGCTATTTCTACACTCACAGAAGAGGCCAAAAATCCACGGCGTGATGTGCCACGAGCGATTTACCTATCATTAATCATCGGTGCAACGACCATGATTATTACCGGTTATTTAGGCATGCTCGTCATTCCTAATTGGCATGATTATATCAACAACCCCACTTGGATCAGCAGCTCGTTGTTTCATATCACCCAAATGGCAGGTGGCCAGGTGATGGGAATGATTTATACAACAGGCTTCGTCCTTGCCATGGGGGTATTCAATATTGTAGCCACTGCATCATGCTCGCGCATTTTATTTGGCATGGGGCGTGATAACACCTTACCGAAGGCAATTTTCGGCAAAATCAACCCCAAAAGTAAAGTACCACAGATTAATATCTTAATTATCATGATATTACAAATCATATTAGGCAGCATCGGCCAAGTTGATTTACTCTCTTCACTCGTTAATTTTGGTGCGATTATTGGCTTTATTTTATTAAATACTGCTGTCATTTATTTGTATTTTATTAAAAATCAGGAATTTCCACTAATTTAA
- a CDS encoding SDR family oxidoreductase: protein MANRLKNKVVILTGASRGIGKGIAKVFADEGATLYLVARHQEALLQCAKELAGHPMTYPCDISNEEEVKALINHVVEQEGKIDVLCHNAGVYPDVLIEKMTVQDWDHVHHVNLRGTFLITKECLKHMKAAGYGKVVITSSITGVRVGNPGLAHYSSTKAGINGFVKTAAIEYAQYGITINTVEPGNILTEGLEELGTDYIKAQERTIPTGKLGTPEDIGYASLYFACDESSYVTGQSIVVDGGQILPEALLD from the coding sequence ATGGCTAATCGATTGAAAAATAAGGTAGTTATTCTGACAGGTGCTAGCCGTGGCATTGGTAAAGGCATTGCCAAAGTTTTTGCTGACGAGGGCGCAACACTTTATCTTGTTGCTAGACACCAAGAGGCGCTATTACAGTGTGCTAAAGAACTTGCAGGCCACCCCATGACTTACCCCTGTGATATCTCCAATGAAGAAGAGGTTAAGGCACTCATTAATCACGTGGTTGAGCAAGAGGGAAAGATTGATGTATTGTGCCATAATGCTGGGGTTTACCCAGATGTGCTGATTGAAAAGATGACAGTGCAAGATTGGGATCACGTCCATCATGTTAATTTACGTGGAACTTTTTTAATCACTAAAGAATGTTTAAAACATATGAAAGCTGCCGGTTATGGCAAAGTGGTTATTACTTCATCAATTACTGGTGTACGTGTTGGCAACCCAGGCTTAGCTCATTACAGTTCAACCAAAGCCGGTATTAATGGTTTTGTGAAAACCGCAGCGATAGAATACGCACAATATGGCATTACTATCAATACCGTAGAGCCAGGCAATATCTTAACCGAGGGTTTGGAAGAACTTGGGACGGATTATATTAAAGCACAAGAGAGAACAATTCCAACCGGTAAATTAGGCACGCCTGAAGATATCGGCTATGCAAGCTTATACTTTGCTTGTGATGAATCAAGTTATGTCACCGGCCAATCGATTGTCGTCGATGGTGGGCAGATCTTACCAGAAGCCTTACTTGATTAA
- a CDS encoding SGNH/GDSL hydrolase family protein gives MIKSNIIVSSLLILPILSFGKAGINVYIENNCSTPVTFTQEDNSLSKQIAKDSTQKFTYISTGRWSDTTISRTINLTDPNNQAIGNLTFTLDNGWLANYFDVNQQTGKISSDNNKMEWHNWYGTPNITLSACPKSLDISKSDLLKDVKRILVFGDSLSDKGTLFEYSQGVIPSSKSYYNGMFSNSDVWAKLLKNDLKKYNIEVSNYAVGGATAVLNPDLKHLPYSLSSENTAFQANALDKHWKDYNQFLAIIFIGANDYLTVQNNISTETQKTLTSEVINSIDSQVQSLIAKGVKKFVFLTLPNLSFTPESKDDLHNTTATANLSTMHNNKLRALVKSYQNSSDESNSGEVFKLIDIAPLFNDLVSDDPVIRDQTNKKYNLHITNIEDSCWHGSYTLLQQQANNPTSAILNANPTLPRTADILVAIKTSESGEMCSNPENYIFWDRVHPTKQIHQVLYQTIANTLGAKIITS, from the coding sequence ATGATAAAAAGCAATATTATTGTTTCGTCTTTGTTAATCTTGCCCATACTCTCCTTTGGAAAAGCAGGAATCAACGTCTACATTGAGAATAATTGTTCAACCCCAGTTACCTTTACACAAGAGGATAATAGCCTCTCTAAACAAATCGCAAAAGACTCTACTCAAAAATTTACCTATATATCAACTGGCCGCTGGAGTGACACAACAATCTCCAGAACAATCAATCTTACAGATCCAAATAACCAAGCTATTGGCAACTTAACTTTCACTCTCGACAATGGCTGGCTTGCTAACTACTTTGATGTCAACCAGCAAACAGGGAAAATCTCCAGTGATAATAACAAGATGGAATGGCACAACTGGTATGGCACTCCTAATATCACCCTCTCAGCCTGTCCAAAATCTCTTGATATTTCCAAAAGCGACCTATTAAAAGACGTAAAAAGAATCTTAGTCTTTGGTGATAGCCTCTCTGATAAAGGCACTTTATTTGAATATTCACAAGGTGTTATCCCAAGCTCTAAAAGTTATTATAATGGCATGTTTTCAAATTCAGATGTTTGGGCTAAATTACTTAAGAATGATTTGAAAAAATACAATATTGAAGTAAGCAATTATGCAGTTGGCGGCGCGACGGCGGTATTAAATCCAGACTTAAAACATTTACCCTATAGTTTAAGTTCTGAAAATACAGCCTTTCAAGCCAATGCGTTAGATAAGCACTGGAAGGACTATAACCAGTTTTTAGCAATCATTTTTATCGGCGCAAATGATTATTTGACTGTGCAAAATAATATTTCCACAGAAACTCAAAAAACCTTAACAAGCGAAGTAATTAACAGTATTGACTCACAAGTACAAAGCCTTATTGCCAAAGGAGTTAAAAAATTTGTATTTCTAACACTACCGAATCTCTCATTTACACCAGAAAGTAAAGACGATTTACATAATACAACGGCCACCGCTAACCTCTCAACAATGCACAATAATAAATTACGAGCGCTAGTAAAGAGCTACCAAAACAGCTCGGACGAGTCTAATTCTGGAGAGGTATTTAAACTCATTGATATAGCGCCTTTATTTAACGATCTGGTCAGCGACGATCCTGTGATCAGGGATCAAACCAATAAAAAATATAACCTTCATATAACCAACATTGAAGATTCATGCTGGCATGGTAGTTACACTCTGTTACAGCAACAAGCCAATAACCCAACTAGTGCAATTCTAAATGCAAACCCAACCCTGCCTAGAACTGCAGACATATTAGTCGCTATTAAAACCTCAGAAAGTGGTGAGATGTGCAGCAACCCAGAAAATTATATTTTTTGGGATAGAGTCCACCCCACCAAACAAATCCATCAGGTGCTCTACCAAACAATTGCAAATACCCTCGGAGCAAAAATAATCACAAGCTAA